The window caacgtagattattttgagtgatttccgttatttttcggtgactcttagtatttgaattcaaaatctttgtaactgccatgttttatcacattttttccagtattacgtcaacatccatttactatatatatatatatgtacatagaagcaattcaatgtaaactctcattgtacctgaagaaggctggtttggccagccgaaatatagtacatcactaaaatcaaatctacgttgtatcggcttttgcttaaaatatttaaaatttaagaatccgatcccaccaacgcgtcggccaacacgtcggccaacgcgtcggccgactgtcggtcgactgtcggccgacgtgttggccgacgcgttggtgggatcggattcttaaattttaccttAATTCCTCCATCCACAGTTCCTTGTACCTTTGTTATTACTGCAACCACACTTCCTTGCCTTTTCGAAGAATGCATGTGTCTTTCTCCCGATTAGaaagctgcctcgttcgttcgcttcagacCCACGGCTCACTCACTACGGCAGCAATTAGAATTATTGTTGAATACTTCTTGTCTGAATAACGACATAACGCATAGCATCGAAAGTCGTTGAAAATCGTTTGAAAAGAAATAACTATGGATGCTACATTAAAGTGATTTTGCCTTCAATATTATATTTAAACACTGCATAACAAAAACGTTactcaatttaattttttaaatatctGGAATAATTAAAATGTCTGCAAATGGAATCAGCCTTGAATGATTCCactttttcattttcctgcatCGGCAAATAGCCTCATTttccatttcatttcatttacattaatttttgcaaaaagcCTATGAACAGAGAGGCTCTGCAGGCGCATTGTTTCATACCATTAAGCAGTTCTTACTTTATAATGTCATAAATTAGAACAGTTGCTGTTAAAGCTATGCACGTCAACGACACCTTCATCCAAGACTGATTCTCTTCAAAGTTACTCTCCGTTGCATTCTCTGTAACTCCATTGACATGAGGAGGTTGATACTTCAAGGACGTTGAAAGTTTTCGTATCTCCTCGACAATTCTGGCTTCATTTTGATGAATTGAGTTATTAAGTTTTTCATGGTTCCACAAGAGCGTCTTTAGATCTAGCCCTTGCATTACTTTCTGAACTGACTCAATTGATTCAACAAGAGAGTCAATTCTTAATACGATCGTATCAATCACGTCTTTCACGTCTTCCTTATTGTTATCTACAGCTAAAGACTGGCCATTGCCAAAGTTCTTCGAATGAGAAGGGGGTTGTACATAAAGTCCAAATTCCTTGAGAGGTTCAGACGCCAAATTCAGTGTTACAAAATTCAAAATACTTTCGAGTTCTTCAAGCTTCTGTTCAAGTGACTTGCTTCGTATCAATATGGACTCTTTTAGCTCAGTTGCTCGTGTTCCCATTTGGTCATCTTGTGCTGTCATAAGGTCTCGGagttcatttgttttttctatcAGAGTGTGTCCAGTTTCCTTAATTGAGGTTTTTATCTGCTTCAAGCGGATGTAGTTCACAACAGTAGAACCCAAGATTCCTAGCAAAGATAACCAAAAATACTCTAATGACCACTAGCAAATATCTAACAAAACCAAGCAACTAACTGAACAGTACTGGAAATGGCAAGGGGGAACAGTTTCTCCTCTACAGAAACTTTCAGTGTAAAATGGTGTTTGTCCATGGGTTCTCAGTTGAAGTCAATATTGGGAGCAATTTTGCATGTAAATCCACCTTAGGGGACATTTAACAAAATGTTTAACAGGACCCCTGCTGGTATTACCAAGCTTATTGTTAGATGTGTGCATTCTGCCTGCTCCCAAAATCCTAAGTGCAGGCCTAAAAACATATTTGTCATTTTCTGGTGATTAAAATCAAGAATGATTAGCGAGTTATTGGTATCATtgctttaaaaataattatgttaccACTTCAGGTTTCAGCTATGGAGGCTGAATAGATCAAAGTTTCCTAGCTGAAACAAAAAGTCTTAAAACCATCATTTTATCCATAAGTAAACAAGGAACTCAGAAACATCCTGGCCCTCTAGTGGGGTTTTTACTTGAAACTTGTCGTAGGGTGCCTTCGATCAAGTTAAAAGTTGCTTTCTCCTTGGCATGACTATTTCAGGGGTGAGGGGTGAAGGACGTGAAAACTGAAACAACTCAAACCttcacaaaaatgctaaccttagacctaaacattatctaaagcatattgtttagcccgaaggttagcatttttgtaaaggtttgggttgtttcagctattgtactCTTCACCCCCTACTGCCACCCCCCGGGGCCACCCCCTTGCCGTTTCTCCTAGACATTTATACAAGACCAAGAAAAGAACAATATGTGCCATTTATTACCAAGTGCTGCACCACCAACTGATCCAATCACAGACCAGTGTTTAGTCCTCTCAGCTCTTGCTCGCTCTTTCTCGTGGGAGTCTCGTACCGAACCGGACAGTTGAGCAAATTGATCTCTCTCTAAACTCTCGAGATTTTCGAAATCACTCTT of the Montipora foliosa isolate CH-2021 chromosome 14, ASM3666993v2, whole genome shotgun sequence genome contains:
- the LOC137984858 gene encoding mitochondrial potassium channel-like; its protein translation is MMITVTHRLIVSERFLRSRMLSTRNLIRPSLNTRRPFNCLLCIRLFHKTPTSWLPKASNVVYNKGEALLRNSYKRLTGAIQAFDDLLGISEVQEAQSNVKRAENEFMKTRSQVQDAKRSLDSVQESLREIRQKLDRVSRDDERYLALATEEHKLLLQEKKMKSDFENLESLERDQFAQLSGSVRDSHEKERARAERTKHWSVIGSVGGAALGILGSTVVNYIRLKQIKTSIKETGHTLIEKTNELRDLMTAQDDQMGTRATELKESILIRSKSLEQKLEELESILNFVTLNLASEPLKEFGLYVQPPSHSKNFGNGQSLAVDNNKEDVKDVIDTIVLRIDSLVESIESVQKVMQGLDLKTLLWNHEKLNNSIHQNEARIVEEIRKLSTSLKYQPPHVNGVTENATESNFEENQSWMKVSLTCIALTATVLIYDIIK